From Enterococcus mundtii, the proteins below share one genomic window:
- the brnQ gene encoding branched-chain amino acid transport system II carrier protein: MSKKLSFKENLFIGSMLFGLFFGAGNLIFPVHMGQEAGADIFWANLGFLVTGIGLPFLGVIAIGVSKTSGVYELAQRINKTYALIFTVLLYLVIGPFFALPRLATTSFEIGLAPFIPAENQTLFLAIFSFLFFLAAWWLSKRPTKILDYVGKFLNPAFLVLLGILLLLAFINPLGSVADAPVQPHYQNQAFFTGFTQGYNTLDALAALAFGIIIVTTIRGMGVTKPSDIARDTIKSGAISIVLMGIIYTLLSYAGTMSLGTFPMSANGGIALAQIADHYLGTYGSILLAFIVILACLKTGIGLITAFAETFTELFPKRSYLFFVTGTSLLACLVANVGLTNIIQISLPVLMFIYPLAMTLILLVLFGPLFKQRTSVYRMTTYFTLLASIVDGLNACPDSIKQTSVVKGILTFADSYLPFFSLGMGWITPALIGFIIGLLWSFFKNEKKPDLIVS, translated from the coding sequence ATGTCAAAAAAATTATCATTCAAAGAAAATCTATTCATCGGTTCCATGCTATTTGGCCTATTTTTTGGAGCTGGTAATCTTATATTTCCTGTCCATATGGGGCAAGAAGCTGGTGCGGATATCTTCTGGGCAAATCTTGGCTTTTTAGTTACAGGGATCGGTTTACCATTCTTAGGTGTCATTGCGATCGGTGTTTCAAAGACCTCTGGTGTCTACGAATTAGCACAACGGATCAATAAAACTTATGCACTTATTTTTACTGTCTTACTTTATTTAGTCATTGGTCCATTTTTTGCCTTACCACGTTTGGCAACTACTTCTTTTGAAATTGGCTTAGCACCTTTTATTCCAGCAGAAAATCAAACATTATTTTTAGCTATTTTTAGTTTCTTATTCTTTTTAGCTGCTTGGTGGTTATCCAAACGTCCAACTAAAATATTGGATTATGTTGGTAAATTTTTGAATCCCGCATTTTTAGTATTACTAGGCATCTTGCTATTACTTGCTTTTATCAACCCACTTGGCTCAGTGGCGGATGCGCCTGTACAACCTCACTACCAAAACCAAGCATTCTTCACTGGTTTTACACAAGGATACAATACGTTGGATGCGTTAGCTGCCTTAGCTTTTGGGATCATTATCGTCACGACGATTCGTGGCATGGGTGTCACAAAGCCTTCTGATATTGCAAGAGATACGATCAAATCAGGCGCGATCAGCATCGTGTTGATGGGGATCATCTATACCCTACTTTCTTATGCAGGAACAATGAGTCTAGGAACATTTCCTATGAGTGCGAATGGTGGTATCGCCTTGGCTCAAATCGCTGATCACTATTTAGGAACTTACGGGAGTATCCTATTAGCCTTTATCGTGATTCTTGCTTGTTTAAAAACAGGTATCGGACTGATTACTGCATTCGCAGAAACATTCACTGAATTGTTTCCTAAAAGAAGCTATCTATTCTTTGTAACAGGAACAAGTTTATTGGCATGTTTAGTTGCAAACGTGGGCTTGACGAATATTATTCAGATCTCTTTACCGGTCTTGATGTTTATTTATCCGTTGGCAATGACCTTGATCTTACTTGTCTTGTTTGGCCCATTGTTTAAACAACGTACTTCTGTTTATCGAATGACCACTTATTTCACATTACTCGCTTCCATCGTAGATGGACTGAATGCTTGTCCTGATTCAATCAAGCAAACAAGTGTCGTCAAAGGCATTTTAACATTCGCTGATTCCTATCTCCCATTCTTCTCATTAGGAATGGGCTGGATCACACCAGCATTGATTGGCTTTATCATCGGATTACTCTGGAGTTTCTTCAAAAATGAAAAAAAACCTGACTTGATTGTTAGCTAA
- a CDS encoding amino acid ABC transporter ATP-binding protein produces MSENIIEINHLSKKFGDNEVLKDISMTVNKGEVVTIIGSSGSGKSTFLRCINLLEKPSGGEIIYNNENVLAPKYNLPKYRTNVGMVFQSFNLFNNMNVLENCISGQTTVLKREKEHARKVAIENLEKVGMRQYIEARPSQLSGGQKQRVAIARALSMDPDVMLFDEPTSALDPEMVGEVLNTIKDLAHTGLTMIIVTHEMEFAKEVSDRVIFMDKGVIAEEGSPEDIFVHPKETRTKEFLSRILNN; encoded by the coding sequence ATGAGTGAGAATATCATCGAAATCAATCATTTAAGTAAAAAATTCGGCGACAATGAAGTCCTGAAAGATATTAGCATGACCGTCAATAAAGGGGAAGTCGTGACCATCATCGGTTCCTCTGGTTCAGGTAAATCAACATTCTTACGTTGTATCAATTTACTAGAAAAACCATCGGGCGGCGAGATCATTTACAACAACGAAAACGTCTTAGCACCAAAATATAATTTACCAAAATATCGGACAAATGTCGGTATGGTTTTCCAATCCTTCAATCTTTTCAATAATATGAATGTTTTAGAAAATTGTATTTCTGGACAAACCACTGTCTTAAAACGAGAGAAAGAGCATGCCCGTAAAGTAGCAATCGAAAACTTAGAAAAAGTCGGTATGAGACAATACATCGAAGCTCGCCCTTCTCAACTATCTGGTGGTCAAAAACAACGGGTCGCTATCGCTCGTGCTCTATCAATGGACCCTGATGTGATGCTCTTCGATGAGCCAACTTCTGCCCTTGATCCTGAAATGGTCGGTGAAGTATTGAATACGATCAAAGATCTAGCCCATACTGGACTGACAATGATCATCGTGACCCATGAAATGGAATTTGCGAAAGAGGTATCTGACCGAGTGATCTTCATGGATAAAGGTGTGATCGCGGAAGAAGGAAGTCCTGAAGATATCTTCGTTCATCCAAAAGAAACACGTACGAAAGAGTTCTTGTCACGCATTTTGAATAACTAA
- a CDS encoding ABC transporter permease subunit (The N-terminal region of this protein, as described by TIGR01726, is a three transmembrane segment that identifies a subfamily of ABC transporter permease subunits, which specificities that include histidine, arginine, glutamine, glutamate, L-cystine (sic), the opines (in Agrobacterium) octopine and nopaline, etc.) — translation MKKNSVTLTLIFTFILSIFSLTTLAHADDKTPSDQFRVGMEAGYAPFNWSQQTDANNAYPIQGQNSFAGGYDVQIAKKVAEGLGKELVIVQTKWDGLPPALQSGKIDAIIAGMSPTAERQKEIDFTDPYYESELVIVVQKDGKFANATSLEDLSGAKITAQLNTFHYNVIDQIPGVDKQQAMDNFSAMRTALASGMIDGYVSERPEGVTATSVNPALKMLELDEANGFQTNPEDVQIAVGMRKGDPDLQQVNQILSGISHDDRIAIMDQAIEDQPASTDGDAEETGLLQDFKTIWDQYGNMFLRGAGLTLFIALIGTVVGTTLGLLIGVFRSIPESDNKVTRFFQKVANFLLSVYIEVFRGTPMMVQAMVIFYGLALAFGISLDRTIAALFIVSINTGAYMTEIVRGGIFAVDGGQFEAAQAIGMTHSQTMRKVVIPQVLRNILPATGNEFVINIKDTAVLSVIGVADLFFQGNSASGANFQFFQTFTIVGIIYLIMTFTITRILRVIEKKIDGPTAYTKIEEVNNANLQE, via the coding sequence ATGAAAAAAAATTCAGTTACACTCACTCTAATTTTTACGTTTATTCTATCGATCTTTAGCTTGACCACTTTGGCTCATGCAGATGATAAAACCCCGAGCGATCAATTTCGTGTCGGAATGGAAGCTGGTTATGCGCCCTTTAACTGGTCTCAACAAACAGATGCAAACAATGCCTATCCAATTCAAGGCCAAAATAGCTTTGCTGGCGGATATGATGTACAAATTGCCAAAAAGGTAGCCGAAGGTTTAGGTAAAGAACTAGTCATTGTCCAAACGAAATGGGACGGTTTACCGCCTGCCCTTCAATCTGGAAAGATCGATGCAATCATTGCCGGCATGAGTCCGACGGCAGAACGCCAAAAAGAAATCGACTTTACTGATCCATACTATGAATCAGAACTTGTGATTGTCGTACAAAAAGATGGTAAGTTTGCGAATGCGACTAGCTTAGAAGATCTTTCTGGCGCAAAAATCACTGCACAATTGAACACATTCCACTATAACGTGATCGATCAGATCCCAGGAGTGGACAAGCAACAAGCAATGGATAACTTTTCAGCCATGCGAACAGCACTAGCTTCTGGCATGATCGACGGTTACGTCAGCGAACGTCCAGAAGGGGTAACAGCCACAAGCGTCAACCCAGCCTTGAAAATGCTCGAACTAGATGAAGCAAATGGCTTTCAAACAAATCCCGAAGATGTCCAGATCGCTGTAGGAATGCGCAAAGGTGATCCTGATCTCCAACAAGTCAACCAAATATTAAGCGGCATTTCTCATGATGATCGCATTGCCATCATGGACCAAGCCATTGAAGACCAACCTGCGTCAACGGATGGAGATGCAGAAGAAACTGGCTTGCTCCAAGATTTCAAGACGATTTGGGATCAATATGGCAACATGTTCTTACGCGGAGCTGGTTTGACACTGTTTATCGCATTGATCGGTACAGTTGTAGGAACGACATTAGGTTTATTGATTGGCGTCTTTCGCTCAATTCCAGAATCTGATAATAAAGTGACACGCTTCTTCCAAAAAGTTGCTAATTTCTTGTTATCTGTTTATATCGAAGTCTTCCGTGGTACACCAATGATGGTTCAAGCCATGGTCATCTTCTACGGATTGGCTCTAGCCTTTGGTATTTCTCTGGATCGCACGATTGCTGCGTTGTTCATCGTTTCGATCAACACTGGTGCGTATATGACTGAGATCGTACGTGGTGGGATTTTTGCAGTAGATGGCGGACAATTTGAGGCCGCCCAAGCGATCGGCATGACCCACAGTCAAACGATGCGTAAAGTAGTGATTCCGCAAGTATTGAGAAATATTTTGCCGGCTACTGGAAATGAGTTTGTCATCAATATCAAAGACACCGCCGTATTAAGTGTCATTGGTGTAGCAGATTTATTCTTCCAAGGAAACTCCGCATCTGGTGCAAACTTCCAATTCTTCCAAACATTCACGATCGTTGGGATCATCTACTTGATCATGACCTTCACGATCACAAGAATCCTACGTGTGATTGAGAAGAAAATCGACGGACCTACTGCGTATACAAAAATTGAAGAAGTCAACAACGCGAACCTACAGGAATAA
- a CDS encoding NAD-dependent protein deacylase: MLEQTIEEAATAMIESQKLTFLTGAGVSTPSGIPDYRSLTGVYQGMDRPEYLLSHQAMEEEPQKFYSFLKHLYHPEARPNIIHREIVELAKEKEVWVVSQNIDGLHEKAGSKKLVNFHGNLYHCYCRNCHQAVDWQDYLSSDKHQLCGGQIRPDIVLYGEGFQDEVLEQAAFAVSQADLIVIVGTSFQVHPFCDLIQFRSPQAKLLVINQTPVYLSEAYRFVQTDGTKVFKKVQESVK, encoded by the coding sequence ATGTTGGAACAAACAATTGAAGAAGCAGCGACAGCGATGATTGAAAGTCAAAAACTGACCTTTCTAACAGGGGCAGGTGTGTCCACACCTTCTGGAATACCCGATTACCGTTCACTAACAGGTGTTTATCAAGGGATGGATCGCCCAGAATATTTATTGAGTCATCAAGCGATGGAGGAAGAACCACAAAAATTTTATTCGTTTCTCAAACATCTTTATCATCCCGAAGCACGCCCGAATATCATCCATCGAGAAATCGTAGAGTTGGCTAAAGAAAAAGAGGTATGGGTCGTTTCGCAAAATATCGATGGGTTACATGAGAAAGCTGGAAGTAAAAAACTAGTTAATTTTCATGGGAATCTGTATCATTGTTATTGTCGAAACTGCCATCAAGCTGTTGACTGGCAAGATTATCTCAGCAGTGACAAGCATCAACTATGTGGTGGTCAGATTCGCCCAGATATTGTGTTATATGGAGAAGGGTTCCAAGATGAAGTATTAGAGCAAGCAGCTTTTGCTGTCAGTCAGGCCGACTTGATTGTGATCGTAGGGACAAGTTTTCAAGTCCATCCCTTTTGTGATTTGATCCAGTTTCGCTCACCACAAGCGAAGCTGTTAGTCATCAATCAGACCCCTGTCTATCTATCAGAGGCGTATCGATTTGTCCAAACAGATGGAACGAAGGTGTTCAAAAAAGTACAGGAGAGTGTAAAATGA
- a CDS encoding chorismate mutase, which translates to MTAKTEKEKMIAGELYFAGDPELSADRKFARSQSQIINQAETSELRSQLLKETFGATGEKIYMEPTINFDYGYNIYVGENFYANFNCTFLDVSTIKIGDNCMFAPNVQLYTATHPLHPVKRNSGLEFAKPIEIGNNVWLGGGVIITPGVTLGDNVVVGAGAVVTKSFPDNVVIAGNPARIIKRIDEPMPEESLEELRQAIDQIDHQLVELLEKRMATVTKIGDVKRTTNQAVYDKKREQQVLDKVASWLKTPEYSETILATYADIMKHSRNYQKKRME; encoded by the coding sequence ATGACAGCTAAAACAGAAAAAGAAAAAATGATTGCAGGCGAACTTTATTTTGCGGGTGATCCAGAATTATCAGCCGATAGAAAATTTGCTCGAAGTCAAAGCCAGATCATCAACCAAGCGGAAACAAGTGAACTTCGCAGTCAATTACTTAAAGAAACGTTTGGCGCTACCGGCGAAAAGATTTATATGGAACCGACGATCAATTTTGATTACGGCTATAATATTTACGTAGGTGAGAATTTTTATGCGAACTTTAATTGTACATTCTTAGATGTTAGTACGATCAAAATTGGCGATAACTGCATGTTTGCCCCTAATGTCCAGCTTTATACTGCCACACATCCGCTACATCCAGTGAAACGAAATAGCGGGTTAGAGTTCGCTAAACCAATCGAGATCGGCAATAATGTGTGGCTAGGTGGTGGAGTGATCATCACCCCTGGAGTGACTTTAGGAGACAATGTCGTTGTCGGAGCGGGAGCAGTCGTAACCAAATCATTCCCAGATAATGTAGTGATCGCAGGGAATCCGGCACGGATCATCAAACGAATCGATGAACCAATGCCTGAAGAGTCATTGGAGGAGTTGAGACAAGCGATTGATCAAATCGATCACCAATTAGTAGAACTACTTGAAAAAAGAATGGCTACGGTCACGAAGATCGGTGACGTCAAACGAACAACTAACCAAGCAGTTTATGATAAAAAAAGAGAACAACAAGTGTTGGATAAAGTTGCTAGTTGGTTGAAAACACCAGAATACAGTGAGACGATCTTAGCTACTTATGCAGATATCATGAAGCACTCACGAAACTATCAAAAGAAACGAATGGAGTAG
- a CDS encoding transcription repressor NadR: MIEGETRRKEIIETLVDAEKPVSASKFATRFGVSRQIIVGDIALLRAAGEAIVATARGYLLEDEQDKNGFISKIAVQHQREQTEEELQLIVAHGGEILDVIVEHPLYGELTGMLHIKTVEDVRSFMKRYRKSQASLLSELTDGIHLHTIRYSHKEVLQQIKQSLAEAGILFEGNQ, encoded by the coding sequence ATGATTGAAGGAGAAACTCGCCGAAAAGAAATCATTGAAACGCTAGTTGATGCAGAGAAACCTGTCAGTGCCAGTAAGTTTGCTACTCGTTTTGGTGTCAGTCGCCAAATCATTGTAGGAGACATTGCGTTGCTACGAGCAGCAGGAGAAGCGATCGTGGCGACGGCCAGAGGATATCTTTTGGAAGATGAACAAGATAAAAATGGGTTCATCAGTAAAATCGCTGTACAACATCAGAGAGAACAAACAGAGGAAGAACTACAGTTGATCGTTGCTCATGGTGGCGAGATACTAGACGTCATCGTTGAGCATCCCTTGTATGGCGAACTGACAGGGATGCTTCATATCAAGACAGTAGAAGATGTTCGCTCATTTATGAAACGTTATCGGAAAAGTCAAGCTTCGTTATTGTCTGAATTAACGGATGGGATCCATCTGCATACGATCCGTTACTCACATAAGGAAGTATTGCAGCAAATCAAACAAAGCTTGGCAGAAGCAGGCATCTTGTTCGAAGGGAACCAATAA
- the def gene encoding peptide deformylase, with product MITMDDIIREGNPTLREVAQEVALPLSEEDLLLGEEMLEFLKNSQDPIKAEELNLRGGVGLAAPQLDISKRIIAVHVPNPDPEITEPTLSTVMYNPKILSHSVQNACLGEGEGCLSVDREVPGYVVRHAKITLSYYDKNGEKQKIRLKNYESIVVQHEIDHINGVMFYDHINDQNPFALKEGVLVIE from the coding sequence ATGATCACAATGGATGACATTATTCGAGAAGGCAATCCAACATTACGTGAAGTAGCGCAAGAAGTCGCTCTTCCACTCAGTGAGGAAGATCTCTTATTAGGAGAAGAAATGTTGGAATTTCTTAAAAATAGCCAAGATCCAATCAAAGCAGAAGAATTAAATTTACGTGGTGGTGTCGGCCTAGCTGCGCCTCAGCTTGATATTTCAAAACGGATCATTGCGGTCCACGTACCAAATCCAGATCCAGAAATCACAGAACCGACGTTGAGTACGGTCATGTATAATCCAAAAATCCTGAGCCATTCCGTCCAGAATGCTTGCTTAGGCGAAGGTGAAGGCTGTTTATCCGTCGATCGTGAAGTCCCTGGGTATGTTGTGCGCCATGCAAAAATCACGCTTTCGTACTATGACAAAAACGGTGAGAAACAAAAAATCCGTTTAAAAAATTATGAATCCATCGTAGTACAACATGAAATCGACCATATCAATGGCGTAATGTTCTATGACCATATCAATGATCAAAATCCTTTTGCCTTAAAAGAAGGCGTCTTGGTGATCGAGTAA
- the rpsO gene encoding 30S ribosomal protein S15: MAISKERKNEIIKDYARHEGDTGSPEVQIAVLTEEINHLNEHARVHKKDHHSYRGLMKKVGHRRNLLAYLRKTDVQRYRELIQRLGLRR; this comes from the coding sequence ATGGCAATTTCAAAAGAACGCAAAAACGAAATCATCAAAGATTACGCACGTCATGAAGGAGATACTGGTTCTCCAGAAGTACAAATCGCTGTATTAACTGAAGAAATCAACCACTTGAACGAACATGCACGTGTTCACAAAAAAGATCATCATTCATACCGTGGTTTGATGAAAAAAGTTGGTCATCGTCGTAACTTGTTAGCTTACTTACGTAAAACTGACGTTCAACGTTACCGTGAATTGATCCAACGTCTAGGCTTACGCCGTTAA
- the pnp gene encoding polyribonucleotide nucleotidyltransferase — translation MSEKQVFKTTWGGRPLEIEVGQLAKQANGAVLVRYGDTVVLSAAVASKEAKDTDFFPLTINYEEKMYAAGKIPGGFIKREGRPSTEATLTARLIDRPIRPMFAEGFRNEVQVTNIVMSVETDCSPAMAAMLGSSLALSISDIPFDGPIAGVEVGRVNGEYILNPTVEQAETTDIELSVAGTKQAINMVESGAKEVSEEDMLGALLFGFDAIKELVAFQEEIVQAVGKEKMEVSLLQVDADLKKEIFDASYGTMKEAVMTEEKLAREDNIDQVKIDIREAYAEKFAGHEEEAQLLKEVKQITEDLEKDVVRELITIDKIRPDGRKLDEIRPLASEVGLLPRVHGSGLFTRGQTQALSSCTLAPLGEHQIIDGLGVEVSKRFIHHYNFPQFSVGSTGRAGSPGRREIGHGALGERALAQVIPSEEEFPYTIRLVAEVLESNGSSSQASICAGTLALMDAGVPIKAPVAGIAMGLVSDGENYTILTDIQGLEDHLGDMDFKVAGTKDGITALQMDIKIQGITEQILKEALAQAKQARMEILEELTSTIATPREELSQYAPKIEMIQIDPTKIKDVIGKGGDTINGIIDETGVKIDIDQDGKVSIASSDKEMIQKAIKIIEDLTKEVKVGEVYLGKVVRIEKFGAFVNLIKGKDGLVHISQLANERVNNVEDVVKLGDEVLVKVTEIDKQGRVNLSRKAMLNEEDKK, via the coding sequence ATGTCAGAAAAACAAGTTTTTAAAACGACATGGGGCGGACGTCCCTTAGAGATCGAAGTTGGCCAATTAGCCAAACAAGCCAATGGAGCAGTATTAGTTCGTTATGGGGATACGGTCGTATTAAGTGCGGCAGTTGCTTCAAAAGAAGCCAAAGATACAGATTTCTTCCCATTGACGATCAATTATGAAGAAAAAATGTATGCAGCTGGTAAGATCCCAGGAGGATTTATCAAACGTGAAGGTCGTCCAAGTACGGAAGCAACCTTGACTGCTCGTTTGATCGACCGTCCGATCCGTCCAATGTTTGCGGAAGGTTTCCGTAATGAAGTCCAAGTCACAAATATCGTGATGAGTGTGGAAACAGATTGTTCTCCCGCAATGGCAGCAATGTTAGGTTCTTCACTAGCTTTATCGATTTCAGATATCCCATTCGATGGACCAATCGCAGGTGTTGAAGTTGGCCGTGTCAATGGCGAGTACATCTTGAACCCAACAGTTGAACAAGCAGAGACTACCGATATCGAATTAAGCGTAGCTGGTACAAAACAAGCAATCAACATGGTTGAAAGTGGCGCAAAAGAAGTTTCTGAAGAAGATATGCTGGGTGCATTATTATTTGGATTTGACGCAATCAAAGAATTAGTCGCATTCCAAGAAGAAATCGTTCAAGCTGTCGGCAAAGAAAAAATGGAAGTTTCTTTATTACAAGTCGATGCTGACTTGAAAAAAGAAATTTTTGATGCATCATATGGCACGATGAAAGAAGCGGTCATGACAGAAGAAAAATTAGCGCGTGAAGATAATATCGACCAAGTGAAAATCGATATTCGCGAAGCTTATGCAGAGAAATTTGCGGGTCATGAAGAGGAAGCGCAATTACTAAAAGAAGTGAAACAAATTACGGAAGATCTTGAAAAAGACGTCGTTCGTGAGTTGATCACGATTGACAAAATCCGTCCTGATGGTCGTAAATTAGATGAGATCCGTCCTTTAGCATCAGAAGTTGGCTTGTTGCCACGTGTTCATGGTTCTGGATTATTTACTCGTGGACAAACTCAAGCACTATCATCATGTACATTGGCACCTTTAGGGGAACACCAAATCATTGATGGCTTAGGTGTAGAAGTCAGCAAACGATTCATCCACCATTACAATTTCCCACAATTTTCTGTGGGTTCAACTGGTCGTGCCGGTTCACCAGGTCGTCGTGAAATCGGTCATGGTGCATTAGGTGAACGTGCATTAGCACAAGTGATCCCTTCAGAAGAAGAGTTTCCTTACACGATCCGTCTAGTGGCAGAAGTGCTTGAATCGAATGGTTCATCTTCTCAAGCAAGTATCTGTGCAGGTACCTTAGCATTGATGGACGCAGGTGTGCCAATCAAAGCACCTGTTGCTGGTATTGCTATGGGATTAGTATCTGATGGTGAAAACTACACGATTTTAACAGACATCCAAGGTCTAGAAGACCATTTAGGCGACATGGACTTCAAAGTTGCCGGAACAAAAGATGGAATCACAGCACTACAAATGGATATCAAGATCCAAGGTATCACGGAACAAATCTTAAAAGAAGCACTGGCACAAGCAAAACAAGCACGTATGGAAATCTTAGAAGAATTGACTTCAACGATCGCTACACCACGTGAAGAGCTTAGCCAATATGCACCTAAAATCGAAATGATCCAAATCGATCCTACGAAAATCAAGGATGTCATCGGTAAAGGTGGCGATACGATCAATGGAATCATTGATGAAACAGGCGTGAAGATCGATATCGATCAAGACGGTAAAGTAAGTATTGCTTCTTCTGATAAAGAAATGATCCAAAAAGCAATCAAGATCATCGAAGACTTGACAAAAGAAGTCAAAGTTGGCGAAGTCTACCTTGGTAAAGTTGTTCGTATCGAAAAATTCGGTGCATTTGTCAACTTGATCAAAGGGAAAGACGGCTTAGTCCATATCTCTCAATTAGCGAATGAACGTGTGAACAATGTAGAAGACGTTGTGAAACTAGGCGATGAAGTGTTGGTGAAAGTGACAGAGATCGACAAACAAGGTCGTGTGAATCTTTCAAGAAAAGCAATGTTGAACGAAGAGGACAAGAAGTAA
- a CDS encoding GlsB/YeaQ/YmgE family stress response membrane protein, protein MIHFLFSLIVGGVLGFVAGAVLNEDVPGGVTGNIIIGFFGSWLGEFVLGDLGPSISGFYLIPSLIGALVCLALYSFTADYLRRRR, encoded by the coding sequence ATGATCCATTTTTTATTCTCATTGATTGTAGGTGGCGTATTAGGATTCGTTGCTGGAGCTGTTCTTAATGAAGATGTTCCAGGGGGCGTCACTGGAAATATTATCATTGGTTTCTTTGGAAGTTGGTTAGGTGAATTTGTGTTAGGCGATCTAGGTCCATCAATCAGTGGCTTTTATCTTATCCCATCATTGATCGGGGCACTCGTTTGTTTGGCTCTTTACTCCTTTACAGCCGATTATTTAAGAAGACGTCGATGA